Proteins co-encoded in one Opisthocomus hoazin isolate bOpiHoa1 chromosome 9, bOpiHoa1.hap1, whole genome shotgun sequence genomic window:
- the LOC142362457 gene encoding uncharacterized protein LOC142362457 codes for MAPVLDGLQLWAGAALVGPVSCTCELPCIREASWERSIEAPAACSWVDEGPAAGTAEEEGGRGKERSLGAVTVSCQGRELCSPSLLVNLWHATQLNAFCAAAALAAARRAGTARNRSSAGAAPWPQCAPGPEAGGDGREGEKEAGTPPPPPKSAALPRPRSPRAAAPSCSTSPEACPGAPGLPQGPWCGRHAGPGACVGLPERGRRCLFVCGRGRAEDAFVRSCPGDAVGSARSRLVWAACAGPRCAGGVGAKRERRGAEWLRTGGGAAEAGESREGLRRRRNGRPPGWQLPGAAGEEGSLLVARSRPGRQRAPQGLYVSPAAAWWGTAKRLELRKRNGGEQDREASEAAESPGSAESESCGGGQPSDRSYGRGMEESRTEKRLKRQSLPGARRARAAVEESQTIGVAEEEGKREGERNI; via the exons ATGGCCCCTGTTCtggatgggctccagctgtgggccggggctgccctggtGGGACCTGTGAG CTGCACGTGTGAGCTGCCATGCATCCGGGAAGCCTCGTGGGAGAGAAGCATCGAGGCACCCGCCGCATGCTCCTGGGTGGATGAGGGTCCGGCAGCCGGCACAGcggaggaggaaggtggcagaggcaaagagagaagccttggggcagtgaCGGTCTCCTGCCAGGGCCGGGAGCTGTG CTCACCGTCGCTACTGGTTAATTTGTGGCACGCGACGCAGCTCAACGCGTTTTGCGCTGCCGCCGCGCTCGCTGCTGCCCGACGCGCCGGCACCGCGCGGAACCGCAGCAGCGCCGgagccgccccctggccgcaatgcg ccccggggccagaggcgggaggtgacggaagggaaggggagaaggaggcgggcacccccccccccccccccaagtcggcagcgctcccccggccccgctcgccccgcgcagccgcccccagctgcagcacgtcccctgaagcctgtcccggagcgcccggcctcccccaaggcccgtggtgcgggcggcacgctggccctggagcgtgcgtcggcctccctgaacgcggtcgccgctgcttgtttgtgtgtggcaggggccgcgctgaggacgcgtttgtccgttcgtgccctggggatgccgttggctccgcccgctccaggcttgtgtgggctgcgtgtgccgggcctcgctgtgctggcggcgtgggggcgaaaagggagaggcggggcgctgagtggctgcggacaggaggtggcgcggctgaagctggagagtcccgagaaggcttaagaagaagaagaaatggaaggccacctggctggcagctgcctggcgctgcgggtgaggaaggctccctcttggtagcccgcagcaggccaggccgccagcgtgccccgcagggtctgtatgtgtcaccagcagcagcatg gtgggggacagccaagcgactggagttacggaagaggaatggaggagagcaggacagagaagcgtctgaagcggcagagtctcccgggagcgcggagagcgagagctgcg gtgggggacagccaagtgaccggagttacggaagaggaatggaggagagcaggacagagaagcgtctgaagcggcagagtctcccgggagcgcggagagcgagagctgcg gtggaggagagccaaacgattggagttgcggaagaagaagggaagagagaaggagagagaaacatctga